Genomic window (Chryseobacterium bernardetii):
TCAGACAAAAAGGAAAAAGAGAAAAATGATTCATACAAAAAAGTAGACGCCTACCAGAAAAGTGATCTCAATAAGAGATAGTAATGAGTAATGACGTACCGGCTAAAAAGATCGCTTCATCCAATTGATGTATCGATTAAGCCTTTGCTTACTCAAAATAAAGAATAGTCAAAATAAATCTTTGCGTCTAAGAAAATACGAATCATACTAATTCTTAGCTCACAAATTATTTCTCCAAACTATCCATAATCAAGCTTGATTATCTGAGAAAATCTGCGATTAAAAATAAAAATGAGCTGTTTTTATCTCAAAAAACAGCTCATTTCAAATATAATTATAAAAAAAATTGGATTAGTCATTGTTCGTTACAGAAAGCGTAACCTCAATATTGTTTCTTGTTGCATTTGAATAGGGGCAAATCTGATGCGCTTTTTCTGTTAAAGACTGTGCTTCTTCAATAGAAACTCCAGGGATATTTACATCTAATTTTACGGCCAATCCAAAACCACCGTTTTCAATCTGTCCTATGCTTACCTGGGCAGCAACCGTAGTTTCACCTGTTTTTACTTTACCCAGACTGATTACTCTGTTCAAAGCACTGTCAAAGCATGCAGAATATCCGGCTGCAAAAAGCATTTCAGGATTGGTAAAGTTATCATTTGCGCCTCCTAAAGCCTTTGGCATCTTTACTTCAAGATCAAGGACTCCGTTTTCACTTTTTACATGGCCATTTCTTCCGCCTGTAGCAGTAACTTTTGTTGTATATAAAGTTTTCATTTATTTTCTATTTTGTTTAGTATTTTTAAAACTGTTTCTTTGAGTTCCAACAGTTCTTCAGGCTGTATCCCGATTTTTTTCTGGATCTTACCCGGAATTTCACAGGCTTTTTTCTGAAGCTGCCTGCCGGCTTCGGCTAAAAACACTTCAACAACTCTTTCATCCTCTTTTTTACGTTTTCTTATGATA
Coding sequences:
- a CDS encoding organic hydroperoxide resistance protein, whose translation is MKTLYTTKVTATGGRNGHVKSENGVLDLEVKMPKALGGANDNFTNPEMLFAAGYSACFDSALNRVISLGKVKTGETTVAAQVSIGQIENGGFGLAVKLDVNIPGVSIEEAQSLTEKAHQICPYSNATRNNIEVTLSVTNND